A region of the bacterium genome:
CGAGACCAGGTTCAAGATCCGTCCGCGGTCGGACAGGACGCGCCGCAGGTCCGAGAAGAGGGCGACCTTGAGCTCCAGGGTGGGGATGTTGTCGAAGGTGAAGGAGGAGAAGACCAGGTCGAAGGCGCCGGAGGGGAGATCGCCGAGGTTGCCATCGGGAACGAGACGGTATTCACCCTCGGGGTCGCGCTCGCGGGCGCGCGCGAGCATCTGCCGGGAGACGTCCACGCCCATCGTCTCGTATCCCAGGCTGCCCAGGAAACGGGTCGAACGTCCCGTACCGCAGCCGAAGTCCAGCGCCCGGCCGACGGTCGCGTGGCCGGCGATGAGCGCGGGCAGGTCGCGATAGGCGAGATGGTACGTGCCGGGAAACTCGAGTTTGTCGTAGGAGGCGGCCCGCACATCGTCGCCGTAGACGTTTGTGAAATCCGTCATCGCGAAGCCTCTTTGCCGTGTTGCACAACCTGTCGGGGTGTCCGAACGCCTCTAGCGTGCACGACCGTGGGTTGCGAAGCAAGGGTGAAGACAGGTGGTGTCAACCGGAGCCTATCACGATGAGCCTGCTGGCAAGCATGCGATCACCATCCCCTTCATGATGGCGACACCCACAACTTTCAATGACTTGCCGGCGGCAGATGATATCCCCAGATGCGTGATCGACTGCACGTCTGCGGTCGCCAGATCGGCCCGTTCGCTGCCGTGGTTGGTGGGCTCGCCGACATCGACGCGCGCCGGGGTGCCGCGCGGCCGCTCCAGCACGTCGGCGGACATCGCGGTGGGCAGGCCGAAGGCGAGCTCGCGCTCTATCCAGGGGGGGCTTGTGAGCCATCCCATTCCTCCTGTCACGCCGCCCCCCCCCGCACGCGTAACAGGCGGCCGATCATCCGCCCGGCGCCTCCGATCCCGTCCTCGGCCAGCGTCGCCGTGGTGGGCAACAGCACCGACGTCAAAAAAGTGCTGACGAAGAGCCCGCCCATGATCACCAGGGCCATGGAGTAGTAGTACACGCCGCCCAGCGACGGTTTCTGCACCACGATGGGCACCAGGCCGATGAGCGTGGTGACGGCCGTCATCAGGATCGGACGCAGCCGCTCGCGGCCTCCGGTGAGCATTGCCTCGGTGCGGTCCATGCCGTTGCGGCGATACTGGTTGATGTGCTCGAGCATGACGATGCCGTTGTTGACGACGATGCCGATCAGCAGCAGCAGCCCGATGGCCGCCGGCTGGTCGAAGGACGTGCCGGTCAGAAACAGCGTCCAGACGGCGCCGGCCAGCGCGAAGGGCAGCGACACCATCAGGGCCAGGGCCTGGCGCACCGACTCGAACAGGCCCGCCATGACAGCGAACACCAGCAGCAGGGCGAGCAGCAGGTTGGTCAGGAACTCCTTGGACTGCTCCTGGCGGCGCTGTTGCCAGTCGCCGAAAGTCCAGCGGTAGCCGAACGGCATCTCCAGGCCCGCCAGCGCCGCCTCGATCAGGGGCATGTACTGCTCGCTGGTGCCCTCCTCGAAGCGGGCGTTCACCCAGATGCTGGTCAGGCGGTTGTCG
Encoded here:
- a CDS encoding methyltransferase domain-containing protein, which encodes MTDFTNVYGDDVRAASYDKLEFPGTYHLAYRDLPALIAGHATVGRALDFGCGTGRSTRFLGSLGYETMGVDVSRQMLARARERDPEGEYRLVPDGNLGDLPSGAFDLVFSSFTFDNIPTLELKVALFSDLRRVLSDRGRILNLVSSPEIYVNEWASFSTRDFPENRQARSGDRVKIVMLDVEDARPVEDIVWSPEDYARVYAAAGLTAIDLRKPLGRSDEPFPWVSETAIAPWTIYMLERTC